A DNA window from Actinomycetota bacterium contains the following coding sequences:
- a CDS encoding GAF domain-containing sensor histidine kinase: MRVAASGGPKVAERSEFASLAERVNWLNVLRAATAVAVVGVAAAAPEIRTDSLSTIAAVTGGYLVVSLAPSALIGSRRRLALVVIGATLLVDGAYLAWVTYSTGGILSPLRFLALAHIAAVTLAGSYRTGFKVAAWHSLLLFVTSYAQSTGRIEIRETAVAALPGEEHFWSLAMLVVGANLAVAVATAAFSSINERELRAQKIDLDELSSMVRRIDASGDATVISRVLLEDLSRVFGFTGGAVFGSSSGELTLLASREANEATVPAPSEDEVVTRALDGGNVVLVGAFDPANDPVLTSLFPDARNVAVVPMYLSGEWPLGIVVLEHAGGNRIKRWVVRLVEQYISHAALALRNTWLFNELQAELTVNETLRRKLVAYNETLEAEVQERTRELNESLSDLRVAHDEKRRLLARLVNAQEEERLRVAHDIHDAPLQNMAATSMRLQLLRNRTQDAEYAAALDKLTDNVRATMKSLRGMIFELRPTILDEEGVGGAIVEYLESAGDGPEFDVDNRLEREPPQELRVILYRITQEALANVRKHAQASKVSVVLEEQDGGYLVSVVDDGVGFAPPEVLRSAPGHLGLSAMRERAEMVGGRCTVRSAPGSGTRVEFWLPAAEVPAPSERLDEIDSFDVLEPSQAEALEPSSIDDRQPENV, translated from the coding sequence ATGAGGGTGGCGGCCAGCGGCGGGCCGAAGGTCGCCGAACGGAGCGAATTCGCATCGCTCGCCGAACGGGTCAACTGGCTGAACGTTCTGCGCGCAGCAACGGCAGTCGCGGTCGTCGGCGTCGCGGCCGCCGCTCCCGAGATCCGCACGGACTCGCTGTCGACGATCGCGGCGGTGACGGGCGGGTACCTCGTGGTGTCGCTGGCGCCGTCTGCTCTCATCGGATCGCGCCGCCGGCTCGCGCTCGTCGTGATCGGTGCAACGCTCCTGGTCGACGGCGCCTACCTCGCGTGGGTCACGTACTCGACCGGTGGCATCCTCAGCCCGCTGCGATTCCTCGCGCTCGCGCACATCGCAGCAGTCACGCTCGCGGGGTCGTATCGCACCGGCTTCAAGGTCGCGGCGTGGCACTCGCTGCTGCTGTTCGTGACGTCGTACGCGCAAAGCACGGGCAGAATCGAGATTCGCGAGACCGCCGTGGCCGCGCTTCCGGGAGAAGAGCACTTCTGGTCGCTGGCGATGCTCGTGGTGGGAGCGAACCTCGCCGTCGCCGTCGCCACCGCTGCATTCTCCTCGATCAACGAGCGTGAGCTCCGCGCGCAGAAGATCGACCTGGACGAGCTGTCGTCGATGGTTCGTCGGATCGACGCGAGCGGCGACGCGACCGTCATCTCCCGAGTCCTGCTCGAGGACCTCTCGCGGGTCTTCGGCTTCACCGGAGGCGCCGTGTTCGGATCCTCGAGTGGGGAGCTCACGCTCCTCGCGTCGCGCGAGGCGAACGAGGCGACGGTCCCGGCACCGTCGGAGGACGAGGTCGTCACGAGGGCGCTCGATGGGGGGAACGTGGTCCTCGTGGGCGCGTTCGACCCCGCCAACGACCCGGTGCTCACGTCGCTCTTCCCGGACGCGCGGAACGTTGCCGTCGTCCCCATGTACCTCTCGGGCGAGTGGCCACTCGGCATCGTGGTCCTCGAGCACGCCGGGGGGAACCGCATCAAGCGATGGGTCGTCCGGCTCGTCGAACAGTACATCTCGCACGCCGCGCTCGCGCTTCGGAACACGTGGCTGTTCAACGAGCTGCAAGCCGAGCTCACGGTGAACGAGACGCTGCGGCGCAAGCTCGTCGCGTACAACGAGACCCTCGAGGCCGAGGTGCAGGAACGCACGAGGGAGCTGAACGAGAGCCTTTCAGATCTCCGGGTCGCCCACGACGAGAAACGAAGGCTCCTCGCGCGGCTGGTGAACGCACAGGAGGAGGAGCGACTCCGGGTCGCGCACGACATCCACGACGCACCGTTGCAGAACATGGCCGCCACCTCGATGCGGCTGCAGCTGTTGCGGAACCGGACGCAGGACGCCGAGTACGCGGCGGCGCTCGACAAGCTCACCGACAACGTTCGCGCGACCATGAAGAGCCTGCGCGGGATGATCTTCGAGCTCAGGCCGACGATTCTCGACGAGGAGGGCGTCGGCGGGGCGATCGTGGAATACCTCGAGTCGGCCGGCGACGGACCGGAGTTCGACGTTGACAACCGGCTCGAACGCGAGCCGCCGCAGGAGCTTCGCGTGATCCTGTACCGGATCACGCAGGAGGCTCTGGCGAACGTCCGCAAACACGCGCAGGCGAGCAAGGTGAGCGTCGTGCTCGAGGAGCAGGACGGCGGCTACCTCGTCAGCGTCGTGGACGACGGCGTTGGGTTCGCCCCGCCGGAGGTCCTGCGCTCCGCGCCGGGGCACCTCGGCCTGTCGGCGATGAGAGAGCGCGCGGAGATGGTCGGAGGGCGCTGCACCGTTCGAAGCGCCCCCGGAAGCGGGACGCGCGTCGAGTTCTGGCTCCCGGCGGCGGAGGTGCCGGCTCCGTCTGAACGACTCGATGAGATCGATTCGTTCGACGTCCTCGAGCCGTCGCAGGCCGAGGCGCTCGAACCATCGAGCATCGACGATCGCCAGCCCGAGAACGTCTGA
- a CDS encoding winged helix DNA-binding domain-containing protein, whose translation MPAERAFTSTRVRRTRVASQLLHRPRRMHAETVVAHLVGVQAQQLGSAGLALAARTNGLTEDAVTAARVEERSIVLTWAMRGTLHLVTAEDFHTFVPLVTEPHVGRSLRRLREEGVLPGDVERACDLIERMLSRDGPLTRAEIAARLRRRRIRTDGQAIAHLVWLAAAQRGVSFGPDRGGERTFVLARDWIGAPRRITDHDDALRELALRYVRSHAPATADDFSAWSGLRLRDARKAWAAIAPHATHVRTPFGVMTSPRRRLVEAPAGDVRLVPDLDEYLLGWRDRGFAVPPEHRRDVNAGGGFVRPTVLRDGTAIATWRIDRTPSRVVLDVRSFNRPTAATRRAVLAEANRLKAFLQRSVDVSFD comes from the coding sequence GTGCCGGCCGAGCGAGCGTTCACGTCGACACGCGTTCGACGTACCCGCGTCGCCTCTCAGCTCCTGCATCGACCGCGACGGATGCACGCCGAAACCGTCGTGGCCCATCTGGTCGGCGTGCAGGCGCAGCAGCTCGGCTCGGCCGGGCTCGCGCTGGCGGCGCGCACCAACGGCCTGACGGAGGACGCGGTCACGGCCGCTCGCGTGGAGGAGCGCTCGATCGTCCTCACGTGGGCCATGCGCGGAACGCTGCATCTCGTCACGGCCGAGGACTTCCACACGTTCGTTCCGCTCGTGACCGAACCGCACGTGGGGCGCTCGCTGCGCCGCTTGCGCGAAGAGGGTGTCCTCCCCGGCGACGTCGAGCGCGCGTGCGACCTGATCGAGCGCATGTTGTCGCGCGACGGCCCGCTGACGAGAGCCGAGATCGCCGCCCGGCTCCGTCGACGTCGCATCCGAACGGACGGCCAGGCGATCGCGCATCTTGTGTGGCTGGCCGCGGCGCAACGAGGCGTGTCCTTCGGGCCCGATCGCGGTGGTGAGCGCACGTTCGTCCTCGCGCGCGACTGGATCGGCGCACCGAGGCGTATCACCGATCACGACGACGCCCTTCGGGAGCTCGCGCTTCGCTACGTGCGCTCGCACGCGCCTGCCACCGCCGACGACTTCTCGGCGTGGTCGGGCCTCCGCTTGCGCGACGCGCGCAAGGCGTGGGCAGCGATCGCCCCCCATGCGACGCATGTCCGAACGCCGTTCGGCGTGATGACGAGCCCGCGACGGCGCCTCGTCGAGGCGCCCGCAGGCGACGTGCGGCTGGTACCGGATCTGGACGAGTACCTCTTGGGATGGCGGGACCGCGGGTTCGCCGTCCCGCCCGAGCATCGACGCGACGTGAACGCCGGCGGCGGCTTCGTCCGCCCCACCGTGCTCCGCGACGGCACGGCGATCGCAACGTGGAGGATCGATCGAACCCCTTCGCGCGTCGTTCTCGACGTCCGTTCGTTCAACCGGCCGACGGCGGCCACGCGGAGAGCCGTCCTCGCCGAAGCGAACAGGCTGAAGGCGTTCCTCCAACGCTCGGTGGACGTTTCGTTCGATTAG